One stretch of Eupeodes corollae chromosome 2, idEupCoro1.1, whole genome shotgun sequence DNA includes these proteins:
- the LOC129948350 gene encoding uncharacterized protein LOC129948350, with the protein MGRQFEYNRFDNDSEDNKQEVGGTISECKQKEFLHQKNLSPQTNKKSKSVKKYDTRILPPYSELYPEHDLPPLQDETTTKRTKSTLKSVEIAIKKYHQLSKFLIQSHQNNNNDNVTTDTNTNNIIVTATPGSLEKDDCEMIGMATASVPKKPKVYDCMRDFLRKKFFHPASISEEESEEAVEFDDEVDYLTMMEDSYDIKDVDDVEDDDDDDECLLVVTSNHQTRSKCIRLVERGGCWPKNEFYLEDGDEVDSDVGIKDCCQLLSGSPKAEKNGKSPKRKPIEIPSELRDATWFQPNISGKAAAEKLSKETPGAFIIRQSSSVKPGNYILSLRMETKVKKFIILGSPRCYKIKGAKKEFSSLKALVTHHSVMAEQLPVTLSLPRQTADEKFSHRYLDDFDTFESLQILGILKFLQSKNLEFS; encoded by the exons TTCTTGCATCAGAAGAATCTTAGCCCTCAGACAAACAAGAAGTCAAAATCGGTGAAAAAATACGACACACGTATATTACCGCCTTACTCTGAGTTGTATCCAGAACACGATTTACCGCCATTACAGGACGAAACAACTACGAAAAGGACTAAATCAACTCTAAAAAGCGTTGAAATTGCTATCAAAAAATACCATCAATTGtctaaatttttaatacaaagtcatcaaaacaacaacaacgacaacgtcACCACTGACACTAATACCAACAATATCATTGTTACTGCTACTCCTGGATCTCTGGAAAAGGACGATTGTGAGATGATTGGTATGGCAACAGCCTCGGTTCCAAAAAAACCTAAAGTCTACGATTGCATGAGAGATTTTCTAAGGAAAAAATTCTTCCATCCTGCTTCCATCTCCGAGGAAGAATCCGAAGAAGCTGTTGAGTTTGATGATGAG GTGGATTATCTAACGATGATGGAGGATTCGTATGACATTAAGGATGTTGACGATGTCgaggatgatgacgatgatgacgagtGTTTGCTTGTCGTGACATCCAATCATCAGACGAGGTCTAAGTGCATTCGTCTTGTGGAAAGAGGGGGATGTTGGCCGAAAAACGAGTTCTACCTGGAGGATGGGGACGAAGTTGACTCAGATGTGGGGATAAAGGATTGTTGCCAATTACTTAGTGGATCGCCAAAAGCCGAAAAGA ATGGAAAAAGCCCCAAGAGAAAACCCATCGAAATACCTTCGGAGCTTCGTGACGCCACTTGGTTCCAACCGAATATCTCGGGTAAGGCTGCAGCTGAGAAATTGAGCAAAGAGACTCCTGGAGCATTCATAATTCGTCAAAGTTCCAGTGTAAAGCCTGGAAATTATATACTCTCCCTTCGAATGGAGACAAAAGTGAAGAAGTTCATTATCCTTGGATCTCCAAGATGCTACAAAATTAAG GGAGCCAAAAAGGAATTTTCATCACTCAAAGCTTTAGTGACCCATCACTCAGTTATGGCTGAACAATTGCCAGTAACTTTGTCACTCCCGAGACAAACTGCCGATGAAAAATTTTCACATCGTTACTTGGATGACTTCGATACATTTGAATCTTTGCAAATTTTgggaatattgaaatttttacaaTCAAAAAACTTGGAATTCTCTTGA